From the genome of uncultured Cohaesibacter sp., one region includes:
- a CDS encoding sugar ABC transporter ATP-binding protein — MSPAIAVRDLTKRFDKVQALSDGKLTVERGEIHALLGANGCGKSTLSKIVAGAYAPTSGTVLINGEEVSFRSPRDAEEKGIALFYQELSLIPKMSVEANIFLRREPRTRAGFIDYGKMREETLTLLALFKEAVGDDIRPDVLVADLSPGQRQIVEILKVYAKKPSIVIMDEATAALDGRQVKVFFDILRSKREEGISTIFITHRLDEVFEICDRATIMRNGAVIAETIVAETTTEEVVHMMVGDVKKAPKRAATRDETKEPLLKVEALGSAALNDVSLSVAPGEIVGLGGLQGQGQSTLLRTLFGALPHTSGQVTLRGEAVSIRKPAQAVHRKIAYVSGDRGPDAALPGRSIFENLAAAILVSERRKLVRAGQLRSQLAEVASAFKTKYARLSDAIGTLSGGNQQKIFIARWLATKPDLILLDDPTKGIDLAAKADLFALIREMAENGVAVLLYSSEEAELLDNCDRIAVFNDGRVVTELSGSDMDSFHLTRAAYGEA, encoded by the coding sequence ATGTCTCCAGCCATTGCAGTGCGTGATCTTACGAAGCGATTTGACAAGGTTCAGGCCTTGTCTGACGGGAAGCTCACCGTCGAACGGGGCGAAATTCATGCGCTCCTCGGTGCCAACGGATGTGGCAAGAGTACCCTGTCGAAGATTGTTGCGGGCGCCTATGCCCCAACATCCGGTACCGTGCTCATCAATGGCGAGGAAGTCTCCTTCCGCAGCCCGCGTGACGCGGAAGAAAAGGGCATTGCTCTCTTTTATCAGGAACTGAGCCTCATTCCGAAAATGTCGGTGGAAGCCAACATTTTCCTCCGGCGTGAGCCGCGCACCAGAGCCGGTTTCATCGACTATGGCAAGATGAGGGAAGAGACCCTCACACTGCTGGCTCTGTTCAAGGAAGCGGTCGGCGACGACATTCGGCCCGACGTGCTGGTTGCCGATCTTTCGCCGGGTCAACGGCAGATCGTCGAAATTCTCAAGGTTTATGCCAAGAAGCCAAGCATCGTCATCATGGATGAGGCGACGGCGGCGCTCGATGGCCGTCAGGTGAAGGTCTTCTTCGACATCCTGCGCAGCAAGCGCGAGGAAGGCATTTCGACCATTTTCATCACCCACAGGCTCGACGAGGTGTTCGAGATCTGTGATCGGGCGACCATCATGCGCAATGGCGCTGTTATTGCCGAGACAATTGTGGCCGAGACGACCACTGAAGAGGTGGTGCACATGATGGTGGGGGACGTGAAGAAGGCCCCCAAACGTGCTGCAACACGCGACGAGACAAAAGAGCCTCTGCTCAAGGTCGAGGCTTTGGGCAGTGCTGCGCTCAATGATGTCTCCCTTTCGGTCGCTCCAGGCGAGATTGTCGGTCTTGGCGGCCTTCAGGGGCAGGGGCAGTCAACCTTGCTTCGCACCCTCTTTGGTGCCCTGCCTCACACGAGCGGTCAGGTTACTCTTCGCGGTGAGGCCGTTTCGATCAGGAAGCCTGCACAGGCTGTGCATCGCAAGATCGCCTATGTTTCTGGGGACCGCGGGCCGGATGCGGCCCTTCCCGGACGCTCGATTTTCGAGAACCTCGCCGCGGCAATTCTGGTCAGCGAGCGGCGCAAGCTGGTTCGGGCCGGACAGTTGCGCTCTCAGCTCGCTGAGGTGGCGTCCGCCTTCAAGACCAAATATGCCCGCCTGTCCGATGCGATTGGTACCCTGTCAGGTGGCAACCAGCAGAAGATTTTCATTGCCCGCTGGTTGGCGACCAAACCCGACCTGATCCTTCTCGATGATCCGACAAAGGGCATCGATCTGGCGGCCAAGGCTGATCTTTTCGCTCTCATTCGGGAGATGGCGGAGAATGGCGTTGCCGTTCTGCTCTACTCCAGTGAGGAAGCGGAACTGCTTGATAACTGCGATCGGATCGCGGTTTTCAATGACGGCAGGGTTGTCACCGAACTTTCCGGTTCAGACATGGATTCGTTCCATCTGACCCGAGCAGCTTACGGAGAGGCCTGA
- a CDS encoding ABC transporter permease has protein sequence MNAFLSSIKTSQKPAWLVAFGSLLALVVINRFLQSSFFDGGVMHSNLTTFLPLILVAVGQTFVIMGGDIDLSVGSIAALVNVVIVTIISMTGGDTASIPIGLAGGLVVAVLCGLFNGLIISYLRLQPMVATFGTGILFSAVALWILPQAGLAVPDAYWMTYGGSIVGIPTVLWILILSFAFVLIMRRRPFEAHLKAVGGNRAGAFQSGIDMSFTRLLSFALCGLFSGFAAVCLTGETASGDPLLGQSLAMGSISAVVLGGTMLSGGVGGAIGSIFGALLLGMIGNVIFFAGLPFEYQTLVQGLIVLAALAGGVLVARK, from the coding sequence ATGAACGCTTTCCTTTCCTCTATCAAGACAAGCCAGAAACCCGCGTGGCTGGTGGCCTTTGGCTCTCTTCTGGCGCTGGTCGTCATCAACCGCTTTCTTCAATCGTCCTTCTTTGACGGCGGAGTGATGCATTCCAACCTGACCACCTTCCTGCCACTCATTCTGGTTGCGGTGGGGCAGACCTTCGTCATTATGGGGGGCGATATCGATCTCTCCGTGGGATCGATTGCTGCTCTGGTCAACGTTGTCATCGTGACGATCATTTCCATGACCGGGGGCGATACGGCGAGCATTCCGATTGGACTGGCTGGTGGTCTTGTCGTCGCTGTGCTCTGCGGCCTGTTCAATGGCCTCATCATCAGTTATTTGCGTCTTCAGCCCATGGTGGCCACCTTTGGTACCGGGATCCTCTTTTCCGCCGTGGCGCTCTGGATCCTGCCTCAGGCCGGGTTGGCGGTGCCTGATGCCTACTGGATGACCTATGGCGGGTCGATTGTCGGCATTCCCACCGTGCTGTGGATCCTGATCCTCAGCTTTGCCTTTGTGCTCATCATGCGTCGGCGCCCGTTCGAGGCTCATCTGAAGGCGGTCGGTGGCAACAGGGCCGGTGCCTTCCAGAGCGGCATCGACATGAGCTTCACCCGCCTGTTGTCCTTTGCCCTTTGCGGATTGTTCTCCGGCTTTGCTGCAGTGTGCCTCACCGGCGAAACGGCCAGTGGTGACCCGCTGCTCGGACAGAGCCTAGCCATGGGGTCGATTTCTGCCGTGGTGCTTGGCGGCACGATGCTGTCAGGCGGCGTCGGGGGAGCGATTGGCTCCATCTTCGGTGCGCTGCTGCTCGGCATGATTGGCAACGTGATCTTCTTTGCCGGACTTCCCTTCGAATATCAGACGCTGGTTCAGGGGCTGATTGTTCTGGCGGCGCTCGCTGGTGGCGTCCTTGTGGCGCGGAAATGA
- a CDS encoding LacI family DNA-binding transcriptional regulator translates to MADQPNIRDVAKAAGVSTATVSRALAQPDKVREATLKKVMEAVEATGFVPNRQASMFRQRKSKTVILLVRDISNPFYLDIFKGVEEEAFAAGYKVLMGDAREDDERITHYIDAVRECQADGLILMIGSFPQKLLEQPEKLPPLIVALEEIEGLKAPTVRVDNVGAAEEAVTHLIHQGHKRIVHLTGPLKEYLGQARLEGYRKALQKAGLPIDEELILPGDFSLNAGHDQMANILAQGKEFSGVFAASDQMAIGAASALREQGYSVPDDISLVGFDDTLVASVFYPPLTTVHQPRREIGRAAMALMIRQLNQAGSLEGKAVTVQQDQQFATQLISRQSVSQFNAERPGTKQGV, encoded by the coding sequence ATGGCAGATCAACCCAACATTCGTGATGTGGCAAAGGCTGCCGGTGTCTCGACAGCGACCGTATCCCGCGCCCTTGCCCAGCCAGACAAGGTGAGGGAGGCGACACTGAAGAAGGTGATGGAGGCGGTCGAGGCGACCGGCTTCGTGCCTAACCGGCAGGCCAGCATGTTTCGGCAAAGAAAGAGCAAGACCGTCATCCTCTTGGTCCGCGACATCTCCAACCCCTTCTATCTCGACATCTTCAAGGGCGTCGAGGAAGAGGCTTTTGCCGCCGGATACAAGGTGCTGATGGGCGATGCGCGTGAAGATGACGAGCGCATTACCCACTATATCGACGCGGTGCGCGAATGTCAGGCAGATGGCCTCATCCTGATGATCGGCAGCTTCCCGCAGAAACTGCTCGAACAGCCCGAGAAACTGCCGCCGCTGATCGTTGCGCTGGAAGAAATCGAGGGGCTGAAGGCCCCGACCGTCAGGGTCGACAATGTCGGCGCTGCCGAGGAGGCCGTCACTCATCTCATTCATCAGGGCCACAAGCGGATCGTGCATCTGACCGGCCCCTTGAAGGAATATCTGGGTCAGGCGCGACTTGAGGGTTATCGCAAGGCTCTGCAAAAGGCCGGGTTGCCCATCGACGAGGAGCTGATCCTGCCGGGTGATTTCAGCCTCAACGCCGGCCACGACCAGATGGCAAATATCCTTGCCCAAGGCAAGGAATTCAGCGGCGTCTTTGCTGCAAGTGACCAAATGGCCATCGGTGCGGCGAGCGCTCTGCGCGAGCAGGGATACAGCGTCCCTGATGATATCTCACTGGTCGGGTTCGACGATACGCTCGTCGCATCCGTCTTTTATCCGCCGTTGACAACGGTTCATCAGCCGCGCCGCGAAATCGGTCGTGCGGCCATGGCCTTGATGATCCGCCAGCTCAATCAAGCCGGGAGCCTTGAGGGCAAAGCGGTTACGGTCCAGCAGGACCAGCAGTTTGCCACTCAATTGATTTCCCGCCAGTCCGTTTCGCAGTTCAATGCTGAGAGACCGGGAACGAAACAAGGAGTTTAG
- a CDS encoding substrate-binding domain-containing protein gives MIKKWLLAATVVVAAGISVPSANAESFKIGLSNGWVGSEWRTQMIEEAQAAAAAWKDKGVDLEVVVQSGNVDAQGQVGQVRNFINQGVDAIIINPNSPTAFNPVFAQAKARGILVIATDAEVSSKDALYVGIDQKQWAFQSAKWLAETLEGKGNVVAINGVAGNPANEMRVAGYKEAFAAHPDIKVLNEANANWDQAQGQQAMQNLLATYPDIQGVWVQDGMAAGAWRSIIAANKVDSIAATGEIRKDFMVTWKEQGLNSAASVNPPGVMASALNVAVLKLQGKEFKDDIFAGVYGNAIYIPIPFIDNANLDEKLEEAKDKPGYWSVSAIVTPEEAEAFFK, from the coding sequence ATGATTAAGAAGTGGCTTTTGGCTGCAACCGTCGTGGTTGCGGCAGGGATTTCTGTACCCTCAGCAAACGCGGAAAGTTTCAAGATCGGCTTGTCGAATGGCTGGGTCGGCAGTGAATGGCGCACCCAGATGATTGAAGAGGCTCAGGCTGCGGCTGCTGCCTGGAAAGACAAGGGCGTTGATCTGGAAGTTGTCGTACAGAGCGGCAACGTCGACGCGCAGGGCCAGGTTGGCCAGGTGCGTAACTTCATCAACCAGGGCGTTGATGCCATCATCATCAACCCCAATAGCCCAACCGCTTTCAACCCGGTTTTTGCTCAGGCAAAAGCGCGTGGCATTCTGGTCATCGCAACTGATGCTGAAGTGTCCTCCAAGGACGCACTCTATGTTGGTATCGATCAGAAGCAGTGGGCTTTCCAGTCCGCAAAATGGCTGGCCGAAACCCTGGAAGGCAAGGGTAATGTCGTCGCCATCAATGGTGTCGCGGGCAACCCGGCCAACGAAATGCGCGTGGCTGGCTATAAAGAGGCATTTGCCGCCCATCCTGACATCAAGGTTCTCAACGAAGCCAACGCGAACTGGGATCAGGCGCAGGGCCAGCAGGCAATGCAGAACCTTCTTGCGACCTATCCTGACATTCAGGGCGTTTGGGTGCAGGACGGTATGGCTGCCGGTGCATGGCGGTCCATCATCGCGGCCAACAAAGTCGACTCCATTGCTGCGACCGGCGAAATCCGCAAGGACTTCATGGTGACCTGGAAAGAGCAGGGTCTGAACTCTGCCGCATCAGTCAACCCTCCCGGCGTTATGGCGTCTGCGTTGAACGTTGCCGTGCTGAAGCTTCAGGGCAAGGAATTCAAGGATGACATCTTTGCTGGTGTCTATGGCAATGCCATCTACATCCCGATCCCGTTCATCGACAATGCCAACCTCGATGAAAAGCTCGAAGAAGCAAAAGACAAGCCCGGCTACTGGTCCGTGAGTGCTATTGTGACTCCGGAAGAAGCCGAAGCTTTCTTCAAATAA
- a CDS encoding ABC transporter permease, translated as MTDTTSSNAKSDSSGLRLTAILKEPVVLALFAIIVLLAIGEMVSPGFARGDQIIKLLTVAALLGFAAAGQNLVVLAGGEGIDLSIGAMISLGAVIAGNVMDGSNAGILPALLVASGVTFLIGLVNGMGVTIIRIPPLVMTLGMLSVIQGGLVVFSRGIPSGNAAPALMDFINQPVIFGIPGILFIWLVLIIAMVFVLRATAFGFAIYAVGANAQAARLVGLPVGLIRTLVFGLSGALAGLTGVFVIGYTGNSFISVGDQYMLPSIIAVVIGGTSLAGGSGGYIGTVAGAIALILLQSVLTTLHLEFWGRQLIFGGTLLLLLLFYGRQKSARI; from the coding sequence ATGACTGATACGACTTCAAGCAACGCGAAATCGGACTCCTCTGGCCTGCGCCTTACTGCCATCCTCAAGGAACCTGTCGTCCTTGCCCTCTTTGCTATCATCGTGCTTCTGGCGATTGGCGAGATGGTCTCGCCGGGCTTTGCCCGTGGGGATCAGATTATCAAGCTTTTGACGGTGGCGGCGCTCCTCGGCTTTGCCGCTGCCGGTCAGAACCTCGTTGTGCTGGCCGGTGGTGAGGGGATTGATCTGTCCATCGGGGCAATGATCTCCCTTGGCGCGGTGATTGCGGGCAATGTCATGGATGGCAGCAACGCTGGCATTCTGCCTGCGCTTCTGGTGGCCAGTGGGGTGACCTTCCTTATTGGGCTCGTCAACGGCATGGGAGTGACCATCATCCGGATCCCGCCGCTCGTTATGACCCTTGGCATGCTGTCGGTCATTCAGGGTGGTCTGGTTGTCTTCTCGCGCGGCATTCCCTCGGGCAATGCTGCTCCGGCGCTGATGGACTTCATCAACCAGCCGGTGATCTTCGGCATTCCGGGGATTCTCTTCATCTGGCTGGTGTTGATCATCGCGATGGTCTTTGTTCTGCGGGCCACGGCGTTCGGCTTTGCCATCTACGCCGTCGGGGCCAACGCACAGGCTGCGCGTCTTGTCGGTCTGCCGGTGGGGCTTATCCGCACGCTGGTCTTCGGCCTGTCCGGCGCGCTTGCCGGACTCACCGGTGTGTTCGTGATCGGCTATACGGGCAACTCCTTCATCAGTGTGGGTGACCAGTATATGTTGCCCTCGATCATTGCCGTGGTGATCGGCGGGACTTCCCTTGCGGGGGGCTCTGGGGGCTATATTGGAACCGTTGCAGGGGCTATCGCACTGATTCTCCTGCAAAGTGTTCTCACCACCCTGCATCTGGAGTTCTGGGGCCGCCAGCTTATCTTCGGTGGCACATTGCTCCTGCTGCTTCTGTTCTATGGACGACAGAAGAGTGCCCGGATTTAA